The Falco peregrinus isolate bFalPer1 chromosome 9, bFalPer1.pri, whole genome shotgun sequence genome includes a window with the following:
- the CDKN1C gene encoding cyclin-dependent kinase inhibitor 1C isoform X1 yields the protein MSNVHLSGAAALERLTARRALAGPGRSPACRTLFGPVDHEELGRELRSRLREMGEDDQRRWDYNFHTDTPLPGPGRLRWEEVEGGAVPAFYRETLQISSRGGNGRRSPKQRRSAPPAARRPPPARRLSRPPASGSGEPDFCTTAPTGGACRPRRRGEPGPPRPSGRAAAAGAGRSGAGRPPAAHGAVLASDCAMYSALYRDALCLM from the exons ATGTCCAACGTGCACCTCTCCGGCGCCGCCGCGCTGGAGCGCCTGACGGCCCGGCGGGCGCTGGCCGggcccggccgcagccccgcctGCAGGACCCTCTTCGGGCCGGTGGACCACGAGGAGCTGGGCCGGGAGTTGCGCAGCCGGCTGCGGGAGATGGGAGAGGACGACCAGCGCCGCTGGGACTACAACTTCCACACCGACACGCCGCTGCCGGGGCCCGGTCGCCTGCgctgggaggaggtggagggCGGCGCCGTGCCCGCGTTCTACCGGGAGACGCTGCAG ATTTCTTCGCGAGGAGGAAACGGCCGGCGGAGCCCAAAGCAGCGGCGGAGCGCCCCGccggctgcccgccgccccccgccggcgcGCCGGCTGAGCAGACCCCCCGCAAGCGGCTCCGGTGAGCCAG ACTTTTGCACTACGGCACCCACGGGAGGGGCGTGCCGCCCCCGGAGGCGCGGCGAGCCGGGACCCCCACGCCCGTCCGGCCGGGCAGCGGCAGCGGGAGCcgggcggagcggagcggggcgccCGCCGGCCGCGCACGGAGCAGTGTTAGCGTCCGACTGTGCAATGTATTCCGCTCTGTATAGAGACGCGTTATGCCTAATGTGA
- the CDKN1C gene encoding cyclin-dependent kinase inhibitor 1C isoform X2: protein MSNVHLSGAAALERLTARRALAGPGRSPACRTLFGPVDHEELGRELRSRLREMGEDDQRRWDYNFHTDTPLPGPGRLRWEEVEGGAVPAFYRETLQVGRRRVPLRRAAPAPPPPAAAKGPGGRLSRENRAAPRRRAGRLRRGPPTARITDFFARRKRPAEPKAAAERPAGCPPPPAGAPAEQTPRKRLR, encoded by the exons ATGTCCAACGTGCACCTCTCCGGCGCCGCCGCGCTGGAGCGCCTGACGGCCCGGCGGGCGCTGGCCGggcccggccgcagccccgcctGCAGGACCCTCTTCGGGCCGGTGGACCACGAGGAGCTGGGCCGGGAGTTGCGCAGCCGGCTGCGGGAGATGGGAGAGGACGACCAGCGCCGCTGGGACTACAACTTCCACACCGACACGCCGCTGCCGGGGCCCGGTCGCCTGCgctgggaggaggtggagggCGGCGCCGTGCCCGCGTTCTACCGGGAGACGCTGCAGGTGGGGCGGCGCCGCGTCCCCCTGCGCcgggcggcccccgccccgccgccgcccgccgccgccaaGGGGCCCGGCGGCCGCCTGAGTCGGGAGAaccgcgccgcgccccgccgccgcgccgggcggcTGCGCCGGGGCCCCCCGACGGCCCGTATCACAG ATTTCTTCGCGAGGAGGAAACGGCCGGCGGAGCCCAAAGCAGCGGCGGAGCGCCCCGccggctgcccgccgccccccgccggcgcGCCGGCTGAGCAGACCCCCCGCAAGCGGCTCCGGTGA